Genomic segment of bacterium:
CATCTGGAAGCCGGCCAGCGCTTCCAGACCCTCCTGGGCGTCACCGGGTCAGGCAAAACCTATGTCATGGCGAACATCATTGCCCAGGTACAGCGACCGACCCTCATCATCGCGCACAACAAAACCCTCGCCGCGCAACTGGCCGCCGAGTTCCGGGAGTTCTTCCCCAACAACCGGGTGGAGTACTTCGTCTCCTACTACGACTACTACCAGCCGGAGGCCTATGTCCCCTCGAAGGACCTCTTCATCGAGAAGGACTCCGCCATCAACGAAGAGGTGGATCGTCTGCGCCATGCCGCGACCCAGGCGCTGCTGACGCGGCGCGATGTAATCATCGTCGCCAGCGTCTCCTGCATCTATGGACTCGGGTCCCCGGCGGACTACACCATGATCTCGGTCACCCTCCGGAAGGGGGAGTCGACTAACCGCACCAAGCTCTTCAGGAGCCTCATCGATATGCAGTTCCTGCGCAACGATGTCGCGCAGGCCCGGGGGACCTTCCGGGTGAAAGGCGACACCCTCGAGATTTTCCCGGTCGATGAGGAAGTGGTGATCCGGGTCGAGATGTTTGGCGATGAAGTCGAGTCCCTCGCCAAGCTCGACCGCATCACCGGCGAAGTGCTCGGCGTCTATGAGGAATACACGATCTTCCCGGCGTCGCACTACGTCATCCTCCCCGAGCGTCAGGAACTGGTGATCCACGCCATCGAGCAGGAGCTGGAGCAGCGACTGCCGGAATTTGTCCGGGAAAACCGCCTGATCGAGCACCAGCGACTGAAGGAGCGGACCCACTACGACATCGAGATGCTGCGGGAAATGGGGTTCTGCAACGGCATCGAAAACTACTCCCGGCATTTCGCCGGACGCCCCCCCGGAGAGCCACCGTCAACACTGGTGGAGTATTTCCCCGACGATTTTCTGATGTTCGTGGATGAGTCGCATCAGACCATCCCGCAGATCCGGGCGATGGCAGTCGGGGACCTGCAGCGCAAGCAGACACTGGTCGACTATGGCTTCCGGCTCCCCAGCGCCATCGACAACCGCCCCTTGCGATTCGAGGAGTGGGAGCGGCTGCTGAATCAGGTCGTGTTTGTTTCCGCGACTCCGGCAGCCTATGAGATGGAGAAAAGCGAGAGCATCACCGAGTTGCTGATTCGCCCGACCGGGCTGGTGGATCCCGAGATCGAGATTCGCCCAGTCTCGACGCAGGTCGATGACCTGCTGGGGGAAATCCGGGCCACCATCGAGGCCGGTCACCGGATTCTGGTGACCACCCTCACGAAGAAGATGTCCGAGGACCTCTCGGCCTATCTGAAGAGCCTCAACATCCGGGTCCGGTATCTCCACTCTGAAATCGAAACGCTGGATCGCATCCGCATCCTGCGTGACCTGCGACTGGGCGAGTTCGATGTCCTGGTCGGCATCAACCTGCTCCGCGAGGGGCTCGACCTCCCGGAGGTCGCGCTGGTCGCGATCCTCGATGCGGACAAAGCGGGGTTCCTCCGCTCCGAAACTTCTCTCATCCAGACCATGGGACGCGCCGCGCGGCATGAAACCGGCCGCGTGATTCTTTACGCCGACACCATGACGCCGGCGATCACCGTGGCCGTGGAGGAAACGCGACGCCGTCGGGAGCGGCAACTGCTGTACAACACCGAGCATGGGATAGTCCCCACTGGGGTGAAAAAGGGGATCCGCGACATTACCGGGGACCTGGGAGGCGACAAGGAAAGCCTGCCGTCGACCATCATGTATCGCGGGCTGGAACTGAAGCGCGAAGAGGTTCCGCTCATCATCGAGGAACTCCGCAAGGACATGTTTCAGTACGCCACCGACATGAAGTTTGAGAAGGCCGCCGAGGTGCGCGACGAGATCACGCGACTGGAGGACCTGGCGCTGGGGCGTGCGCCGTCGGGGGATGGCACAGGCGATATGCGGCGGGGGCGTCCGATCAACAAGAAGGTAGAACGGCGGCGGCAGAAGCACAAGCAGTGGTGATAGCGAGAAAGTGCGGATACATCCTATCAACTAATTGGTGCATCGTCGGCTGTTTGCGCTGCCCGCAACTCGTCCAGTAGCTGCTTTGCCAGACCCATTTGCCTCTGCGGATCAATCTGCCGCGGGAACCACCGCGCTGCGGAAAAGAACCCCTGCCAGACCAACATCGGTAACCCGTCGATGGCATACCGCCCCGACTCCAGTGCCTGACGTACCAACGCCGGGGTCCGGTAGTTCAAATCCCAGGTGTCGTAGGCGCCGTCGGGCAGCGCTGTCAGCGGACCCGGATCAGCTGCCGTGGTCGCGTTCACCAGCAGACCCTCCAGCACCGATGGCAACCGGTGCCACTCTTCACACCGAATCGCCAGCTGCCCCTCGGCGGTCTCGCGCAGTCGCTCGAGGAGTGGTTCGACTTCCGCCAAGGGTCGACGCACATAGCAGATCGCCTGCGCTATCCCCGGATCGGGGCGTCCTGCCGCCCGCTCCCGGGTCCGCTCTGCTCGCCAGAAGCGGAGGTACGCCAGTAGCACCGCCCGGGCGGCCGGCCCGCAGCCGAGCAGATGCACGGTCTGAAACTGACGCAACGAACGCTCCGGTCTGGCGGCCCGGATGCCCTGCAGCGTGAAGTACGCCCCATCGACATCTTTGTTGTCCCCGAGGAGTGCGCCATCCTGCCGGACCCATATGTGATTCACGGCTGCCAGCACGGCGGCCGCCTCGCTGCCGTGATCACAGGCGGCCCAGGCGCGCTCTTTATGGGGGGTCGTGACATTCAGTCCCAGCCAGCCGCGACGGACCTGGTCGGGAAAATCTGCGGGCCAGTCCTCCGCTGTCAGGGGCCACAGGTCGTACATCGCATCGACCCCCGTCAGCCCGTACAGCGTCTGATGCAGCAGCGGCGAGAGCGATCCTTCGACCGGCCATCCCAGAAGTCCGACACGGCTGGTCATTGATGCAACTCCCAGCCTTCGACCTTGATCAGCGGAATCCGACCACTGAGCAACACTGCATCGATGTTCAGGGGGCGTGGTGCCTGTCCGGTGCTGCGGAAGCGATAGACCGATTTCTTTCCGCCAGAGTCGAAGTAGTCGACAAAGCCCGCTTCATCCATCAGGACCAGTCCATCAACCGGATCCATCACTGGCAGGAACGGCCCGGATTTCCCACCAAACAGGCGTCGCGCCAGGTCTGGCGAGAGCCGGCCTGGCGGGACATAACTCACGTGGAACCCCTCGGTGAAGTGGTTGTGGAGGAGCAGGGGATCCTCTGTCGCGCACAACGCGGCGAAGTCCAGTTTCTCCTGCGTCACCTGATACCCAAACTGGCGTCCGACCCGGGGAATCATCCAGGGGTAGGTGCCGAAGACGGTCGTGCCCAGTGCCGCGGTTACCGATCGCTGCTCAGCCTCGACTCCCTGCTGACGCAGCAGGGTTGTGAAAGCCGCCGGGACACAGGTGAAGTCCGTGCTCTGATGCACGACACCAAACTCATCGACTTCGGTGTACTCCGGGATGACCTGCGTGAGGGTGTACCAGTGCAGATAGCGCTCCACTCCGAACATGACCAACAGCAACCACACCAGGATCATGCCCCAGAGACGCCACTGGGGATGCCGGCTTTCGATCCGGAAAGTCGTGAGCTGATTGTCGACCAGCTTCACACCTCCCATGACGCTCTAGTCCCCCTGCGATGTCGTAGCAGGTGCTGCAACTGGACGCTCGCTGAATCGCAGACTCGGGAGAATCCGCTCCTCGACTTCCGTGGTGCGCTGGAGGAACGACGATGGGGGAGCCACCACCTGCCCAATCCAGACGTCATCTCCCAGAATCCAAAGATAGTGTCGTGAAAGCCGTCGCGACCCCTCCGGCGCGAGTTCCAGGTAGTGCTGCTGCATCAGTCGCAGCTGTTCCCAGTCCTCGTCGGGCATCTGGTCCATGGTCCCCACTGGTCGGCGAATCAGCATGGTGACTGTCAGGACCTCATGCTCGCCGAACAGCACCCGGGAATAGCTGAGGACGGTCTTCCGGGCTCCCAGAAAGTAGTTGTCTGCCAGGGCCACACCCTGCGCTGCATGTTCAAGTAGCAGTTCGTCTACCGCTTCCGGCGGGACATCACTCGCGTTCGCCAAAAAGAGGGGTCGCATCCCCGGGAGGAAACCGATGCTGAAATAGGTATCAGCCCCCTGTCGCAACTGAACGACCGAATTGGGATCGGGGTAATACGTCGGCAGGGTCCAGGTGGTGGGAAACTCGCCAGCGAGCCCATAAGCGGCCACCTCAAAGGGAGTCACCGGCAGCGCTGCCACCGCCGGGTGTGCCTCGGGGAGGGGAGGGGTTGACTTGCGGGTCCCAGGGCCGGCCCCCAGGCCGGCTCCTGGCGGACGCCATCCCTGACAGCCCCCCAGTAGGGGCACGACCAGCCAGAGGAGCCAGCAGCGTCGCAGGTGGGCCATCGCCGCACAGTATGCCCCCTGCGGTGGACTGAAGTCGCCCCCGCATTTGCCTCTCTTCCTGCCCTTCGCTACCCTACGACACTGGCGCTGCAGGATCGGTCCCGCAGGCAGGAGCAGTCAGCGCCACACGCCCCAGGATCGCGAGGCAGGAGCTGACCCACCGCCCATGGCCTACAACGAACTCAAGATCTTTGCGGGGACTGCATCCAACGCTCTCGCCACGGAGATTTGTGATGTCCTTGGCGTCTCCCTCGGACGCTCTGAAACGCTGACGTTTAAGAACGAAAACCTCTTCGTCCGGCTCAATGAAAACGTCCGGGAAACGGATGCCTTTGTCATCCAGACCTCCTGTCCCCCGGTCGACAGCAACCTGCTGGAGTCGCTGATCATGGTGGATGCCCTCAAGCGGGCGAGTGCCCGGCGCATCACCATGGTCTGTCCCTACTTCCCTTACAGCCGCTCCGACAAAAAGGATCAGCCCCGCATCGCCATCACGGCGGCGCTGATCGCGAATCTGATGCAGGTCGCCGGGGTGCATCGGGTCCTGACGATGGACCTCCACGCCGAGCAGATACAGGGATTTTTCACGGTGCCGGTGGACCAGTTGCTGGCCCGACCCATCATTGCTGGCTACTTCCGGGAGAAGTACCGCAATAGCGATGGTCTCAACAATGTCGTCGCGATGGCTCCCGATGCCGGATCGGCTCGTCGGGTCCGGGCCTACGCCGCCATGCTCGGTGTCCCTCTTGTACTCGCCGATAAGCGACGCCAGGACATGGATACGGAGATCATGAACATCGTCGGCGATGTCGAGGGACGTGATGTCATCATCTTCGATGACGAAATCGCCACCGGCGGCTCCATCCTGGAAGTGGCGCAGAAGGTTCTCGACTCCGGTGCCCGCACGGTATCAGCCGGCGTGACGCATCCTGTCCTGTGTGGCGGAGCCCCCGGACGGGTCCAGCAAAGCTGCCTGCGGGAACTCGCTGTGACCAACACGATTCCGCTACCACCAGACTACGAGCAACCCAAAATTACGGTCCTGTCGGTGGCGCGACTCTTCGCCGAAGCCATTCTGAGCATTCACACTGGACAAAGTGTCAGCCGACTCTTCGCCTGAGCCTGCTACTGGAGCCTTTGCGCCAGACCCGGCATACTACCCGGCAGGACCATGCCTTTCCATCAGATTCCCTGGAGCCCTACAAGTCCCATCCCGCTCCCGCCGGGACTGGTGATCCTGCAACTCCGGCGATCCGCCGATTCTGGTTACCTCTTACGTCTGCTCGCTCAGCATTTTGTGGCTGAATTCGGACTTCCCCAGGCCGCGTTTCGGCTCTGTCACATTAGCGTCGAAGATACGC
This window contains:
- the uvrB gene encoding UvrABC system protein B: MATALLQQRVMQPFELASEFAPSPAQLEAINAIAGHLEAGQRFQTLLGVTGSGKTYVMANIIAQVQRPTLIIAHNKTLAAQLAAEFREFFPNNRVEYFVSYYDYYQPEAYVPSKDLFIEKDSAINEEVDRLRHAATQALLTRRDVIIVASVSCIYGLGSPADYTMISVTLRKGESTNRTKLFRSLIDMQFLRNDVAQARGTFRVKGDTLEIFPVDEEVVIRVEMFGDEVESLAKLDRITGEVLGVYEEYTIFPASHYVILPERQELVIHAIEQELEQRLPEFVRENRLIEHQRLKERTHYDIEMLREMGFCNGIENYSRHFAGRPPGEPPSTLVEYFPDDFLMFVDESHQTIPQIRAMAVGDLQRKQTLVDYGFRLPSAIDNRPLRFEEWERLLNQVVFVSATPAAYEMEKSESITELLIRPTGLVDPEIEIRPVSTQVDDLLGEIRATIEAGHRILVTTLTKKMSEDLSAYLKSLNIRVRYLHSEIETLDRIRILRDLRLGEFDVLVGINLLREGLDLPEVALVAILDADKAGFLRSETSLIQTMGRAARHETGRVILYADTMTPAITVAVEETRRRRERQLLYNTEHGIVPTGVKKGIRDITGDLGGDKESLPSTIMYRGLELKREEVPLIIEELRKDMFQYATDMKFEKAAEVRDEITRLEDLALGRAPSGDGTGDMRRGRPINKKVERRRQKHKQW
- the aroE gene encoding Shikimate dehydrogenase (NADP(+)): MTSRVGLLGWPVEGSLSPLLHQTLYGLTGVDAMYDLWPLTAEDWPADFPDQVRRGWLGLNVTTPHKERAWAACDHGSEAAAVLAAVNHIWVRQDGALLGDNKDVDGAYFTLQGIRAARPERSLRQFQTVHLLGCGPAARAVLLAYLRFWRAERTRERAAGRPDPGIAQAICYVRRPLAEVEPLLERLRETAEGQLAIRCEEWHRLPSVLEGLLVNATTAADPGPLTALPDGAYDTWDLNYRTPALVRQALESGRYAIDGLPMLVWQGFFSAARWFPRQIDPQRQMGLAKQLLDELRAAQTADDAPIS
- the prs gene encoding Ribose-phosphate pyrophosphokinase; protein product: MAYNELKIFAGTASNALATEICDVLGVSLGRSETLTFKNENLFVRLNENVRETDAFVIQTSCPPVDSNLLESLIMVDALKRASARRITMVCPYFPYSRSDKKDQPRIAITAALIANLMQVAGVHRVLTMDLHAEQIQGFFTVPVDQLLARPIIAGYFREKYRNSDGLNNVVAMAPDAGSARRVRAYAAMLGVPLVLADKRRQDMDTEIMNIVGDVEGRDVIIFDDEIATGGSILEVAQKVLDSGARTVSAGVTHPVLCGGAPGRVQQSCLRELAVTNTIPLPPDYEQPKITVLSVARLFAEAILSIHTGQSVSRLFA